The nucleotide sequence GGCAGAAGAACGATAAGTGCAGCAGTAATCAGCCTCTTCATCTCACACCTCCACCGAAGTATGAGGCCTTTATAAGTTTTGAGATTGCGTGTCAACTGTCACGGCAACACCCAAATCCGGCGCTAGCGCTCCGACGCGTCCGATCGAGCGCGCGTTGGGCCCCCCTGCAGGCGACGTGCGCCGGCCGGAGGGCCCGCTGTGGTTGACCAGTAGGCCGGGCCAGACTGCACAGCACGATTTCGCTGTGACTCGGCTGCCAATCGTGCAGTCGTGGACACACGCCCGCCCCACTGTGTTTCAGAACAGCTAGGGTTACGCAAATTTCAGATTGGAGATGCGCAGGCTTCAGACAGCGTGCCGCTTGCCTACGGAGAGGCCACCGCGAGCACGGCCAGCTGTCGGCGAGCCTCACGCAAACCGGCCAGTCGCTCTGCGGCTTCACTGATCTGCAGCACCAACTTGCCGGCATGCGAGATGAGCCGCCCAGCCATGGTGAACAGCGCAAAGCGCAACCGCTTCGGTCGGGCCGCACTGAGCGCAGCCGGCAGCACCAGGGACTTCATCGCGCTCAGGATGTTGTACGCCAACAGGCTCAGCCGATACCACGCCGCATTGGCACCGAAGCGTCCACACGGCGGGACCGCGGCCCCCAGCTCGTTCTTGGTCACGTCGTGCACGTGCTCGATGGTGCCCGCCTTGGCCCAGTGCCACCGTAGCAGCTCCTCACCGCTGAGCTCCCAGCGGTTGCTCACCACGGCCAGGTACTTCGTGTCGTACCCCGCCGCAAACAAAAACCCCTGCTGCTTGCGAATGCGCACCGCCACGTACCGCAACGGCTCTGCCTCTTTGGGCCAGTTGCCCGGCGTGAATTCAACCTCCGCCCAGTGCACGCTCTCCTCAGCTCGTTCCTCCACCAGTACCCATCGCGGCTCCCCCACCCCCGCGCACACCGCGCGCAACTCCGGGCTCATGTCCGCACTGATCGTGAAACTGATCTTCCCGCCCGGGCCCTGCTTGCGTTGCGGGTTGGCCAGCCACTTCAACACCGCCTCGTCGTAACACGCACTGTCCGATCGAAACGCATACTCGGTGACCGTCGCCGGCAGACTGGCGAACCCGCGCTCGATGAGCCGCAGATTTTCCATCCCCGCCGCCACGTTCCCATCGCGATACTCATCGGCCACCACCAGATCCTGCTCTGCCCAGTAGATCACCGACGGCTGATAGCCGCGCCCGCCTTTGTAATGCGCCAGCGACTCCCGCTTGTGACTTTCCTGAATCGTCGCATCGTGATCGAGGGTGGCTTTGCGACTGCGGCCCTGCGCCGCTACGCGCTCCAGCAGCTTCACGTTGACCTGCGCCAGCCCGCGCAGCGCCGCATTCTCCCCCGGGATATACGCCACCTGCCCAGGCGCGCGCTGCTGGCGCGCGTCGTCGATCAACCCCTCGTCGTGAAACTCGTAGAGGAAACGCCGCGCCGCATCGGGCGACGGTAACTCGCGTTCCAACAGCCGACACAACCCCTGGTCGGCCCGCAACACCGCCAGGTCGTCGAGGCACTCTCCGCCCGCGGCCAATAGCATGACCATGGCCTCGATCATCGCCACTTCGTCACGCCCGCGCGCCCGCTGGCGGATGTGCACATGGTGCTTGATCGCACGCGAAACTCCCAGTGCGCGCATCGCTTCTACCGCGAGCGCAAGCCCACCGCGGGCCGTTACCGTATCCGCCGCCTCGACCACCTCCACCCCATACGGCAACAACCCCTGCTTCATGGCTTCTCCTGCGCCGCCCGTGGCAGCGCGTTGAGTAAGGCGAGGTTCACCTCCGTCAGCTCGTCCACCAACTCCCATAGACGCCGGTAGGCAGCCACCTTTGCTTCTACTACGGCTCGCTCACCTTGACGAACGTAGCGGGTACGGGTGCGGCCCCCGAGATTGACCGTCAGCTGCAAACCGCCATGACGCGGTCCACCGCTGGCGCAGGTGCAGGAGGCACGACCACACTTGCGTTCGCGCTCGTAGACCTTGCCACGCATCAGGTCGGGGAGGTGGTGCAACTCATCGAGCAGGCGCTCGCGTTTGTGCTCGAGGCGAGCGATCTGGGCGTCATTCATGGGCAAGCCTACTAGCTGGTCCAAGACGACATGTCAATCCCTTGAACGCTCACCCGTTGGGTTTCCCCAATCCCTTCTCGATCCTATCACTTCTCGGCTTAGCGCCGGATCAGGGGGTCAGGCGCAACAACGGACCACTCTTGGTCCGCCGTTCGTAGGCAATTTGCCACTATTGGCCAATCTTGTTAGCGTACTCGGCCGGATGACCCGGCAGCAGATCTTCGCAGCCTTCTACTTCGCGGTGTTCTTTTTCTTACTCTATCAGTTTTACTGCATTTTTCGGATCTTTCTCGTGCCGCTGACTTGGGCGGCGCTGCTGGCGTTCATCTTCTATCCGCTCCATGTTCCGCTGACGCAGGTCCTGCACGGGCGCAACAGCCTGGCCTCATTTTGCTTCACCACGGTTGTGATTCTTGTCGTGATGGTGCCCACGATCCTCGTCATCATCGTCCTCGCCAACGAGTCGGTGACCTTGTACCAGAGCGGCGGTGAATTGCTCGCCAGTGGCCGCCTGCAGGAGTTCTTCGAGAAGTTGAAAGCTTCGGCCCCCGCGCGGACCTCGAAGATCGTCATCCCGCTACTGCAATCGTGGAATGTCGATCTGGCGGGCATGGCGATGAGTGCGGGCAACGCGCTCAGCAGCTTTCTGATGTCGCAAGCCGCGGGCATCGCCAAGAATCTCGCGACCTTCGTTGTCGACTTCTTTCTGACGACCTTTGCGTTGTTCTTCTTCTTCCGTGACGGGGCTCGCATGATCAACGCGATCCGCGGCATCCTTCCGATGGAACCGGCGCACAAGGATATGGTGCTGGCGCGTCTCTACGACACCTTGTCGGCGGTGGTGCAGGGCACGCTGGCCGTGGCCGCCTTGCAGGGGGTCCTGCTCGGCGTTGGCCTCTGGGCCCTTGGCGTGCCGTTTGCCATCCTTCTCGGGTGTGCTGCGGCGTTCTCCGCGCTGCTGCCGGTTGGGGCAACTGGCGTATGGGGTGCCGTCGCGGTCTATCTGCTGATCGCGGGATCCTTTTGGCGAGCCATTCTGCTTGCTGTCTGGGGAACGCTGGTCATCGGTACAGTCGATAACGTGATTCGTCCCTTGATCATCGGCGAACGTGCCGAGATCCCTACGATCCTGCTCTTTTTCGGGATTCTAGGAGGCTTGCAGGCCTACGGCCTCTTGGGTGTGTTTTTGGCGCCGGTCGTCATTGCGATGGTGGTGGCCTTCTTCCGGATTTACAAGGAGCGCTACAGCACTGCCGAGTGAACGCCGGCAATGCGCAACAGGGCAGTTGGAGCTCCGATCGCCGAAGAAGGAGAGGATTTGAGGCAGGCGACCCGCAGTGGCATGCGGGCCGCCTGCTGGGGTGGAGCTATTTCTTGCCGCGCGCCAACTCGTCGTCGATAATCGCTTTGAAGTTTTCAAACGGCTGGGCACCGCTGATCAATCGGCCATTGATGATGAAAGCCGGCGTGCCGTTCACGCCGACGCTGCTGCCCTCGGCTTGTTCAGCCTTCACCAGATCGAGCGTCTTCTTGTTGTCGAGACAATCGCCGAACTTCGCCAAATCGATGCCGTCGTCTTTGAGCGCCTCGACAGACTTTTCTTTGAGGTTCTGCGCCGTGAGGTCGCGCTGATTCTGGAAGTAGTAGTTATACAGCTTCCAGAACGCATCGGTCTTCTGTTGCCGCGCGCAGAGGCTCGCGACCGCAGCCGGTTCCGCCCAGGGGTGCATGGGGAGCGGGAAATTCTTATACGCGAAGCGCACCTTGTCGCCGTATTCTTTCAGAACCTGGCTTTCCAAAGTCTGATAGCCGCGAGAGCAGAACGGACATTGGAAATCGGAGTACTCGACGATGGTGACTTTCGCGTCCGCTGGGCCCTTTGTAGCCACATCCTTCAGCGAGATCTTCTTCATGACCGCGGCAAACGGATCGACGGTCAGATCTTCCAGCTCGCCGAAAAAGGCGTAGCGGCCGTCATCGGAGACGGTGAATTCGCTTGACCGACCGCCGACAATCAACGTTCCGCTTTTGGCGCCTTTGAACTTCGACGGCTTGAGGTCCTTGACCTCCACTTGCGCGCTCGGCGGGATGTTCGCCTTGCGGCGGTAGTATTCGATTAGCGACTTTGTTGTTGCATCATCCGAGGCGCTGGCAGCAGCGCCGAACCAGAGAGCCAACCCCAAGAACGTAAACGCTCCCATCCCAAAAAACCCGTATCGCTTCATAGGTGTCCTCTCTTTCGTAAGGGAATGGCAGATTTGTTAGCACGGTGCTCCGTGGGACTCAACTCTGCGCCGCCCGGTAAAAGACCCGCTCGCCGCGCTCCTCGCGGGCCACCTGGCCCAACGAGCGCATGTATTCCAGGTGCGCCAGAGTTTCGAAGGTGGCGGGGAACTGGACCATGATCGGGCTATCTGTATCGAAGCCGAAGGCCAGGCTCGCTACCTCGTAGGCCGTGCGTGCCTGGCGACGAACGGCATCCAACATTTCCTGTATGCGATACTCATGGTGCTGGATGATCTGGTTGGCGCGGTGGCGGTGATCGATGAAGGTGCCACCGTGCGCCGGCAGGACCATGTTGACGTCGAAGCGCTGTATCTTGCGCTGCGATTCGAGAAAATCACGCAACGGGTTGTCCGGACCGCCGGGGTAGATGCCGACGTGAGGAGTGATCTTCGGCAACAGGTGATCTCCCGCGATCATCAGCCGCTGCCGCCGCACGTAGAGGACGCAGTGCTCCGGCGTGTGTCCCGGTGTCGTAATGACCTCCACCTCGAGGTCTCCGACCGAAAAGACCTCCCCGTCCACCATGAAATGGTCGGGGACAGCCGGCGCGTACAACTCGGACCAAAACTCTCCGGGCGACGGAATCTGCACGAAGCGGTCGAGGGGGAAGCCGTTGCGGATGAAAAACATGGTGACGTCGTCGCTCCGCCCCCGGTGCATGAACACCTGCGAGATCTCGTACTCGAGTCGGCTCATGTACACGCTGGCGCCGAAGCGCTCTTGGTACGTCCGTGAACTGCCGAAATGATCCGGGTGATGGTGGGTGCAGATCACCTTCGTGATTTTGTCGGGTGCGCACCCGACCTCTTTGAGCGCCGCGTCGAAGGTGGCGATGCTCTCGGCGGTGTTGACCCCCGTGTCCACCAGCGCCCACTCGTCGCGGCTGTGGAGCAGGTAGACGTTGATGATGGTGGGCCGCATCGGTAGCGGCAAGTGGATGACGTAAATCCCGGGCCAGACCTCGCGGACCTTGGCTTCACTCATGCAGGCGGTCCTGCACCGCAAACGAGACCTTCAGCTTCACGCGCCAGTGCGACACGGTGCCGTTCGTGATGGTGGCGCTGATGTCGACGATCTGCGCCTGGCGCAGACTGTCGATGGTGACGGCAGCCCGCGATACGGCGATATTGACGGCGTCCTCGATGCTGTTGGCCGACGTTCCGGTCAACTCGATTGTTTTTTCGACCATGGCTTCCTCCGGCAGGGGCAAAGGTATGGGAGGGCGCCTGGCCAGTCAAGGCAGGCCGGAGAGACTCGAGATGTCGCCGTCGGCTCGGTCTGAAAACGATCCCGATCCCTGCTAGCCAAGGGCCAAGAACGACTGGCGGGCCAGTTCGAACAGTGGCGACGGGAACAGGCCGAGGAGAATAGTGCCGGTGATGGTGAGGAGCAGCGTGGCGACGAGATACGGGCGGCTGCTGAGAACCGGGATCTCCAATACGCCCTCCGTCATGTACATGCGCACCAGCACGCCGACGTAGTAGTACACCGAGATGACGCTGTTGAGGACGCCGATGACGGTGAGCCCGACGTACCCGGAGCGTATCGCGGCGCTGAAAATGTAGAACTTGCCGATGAAACCGACCAGAGGCGGAATGCCGGCCAGCGAGAGCATGAAGATCGTCATCGCCACGCCCAGAAATGGATGGCTGAATCCGACGCCGGCGTAGTCGTCGAGGTTCTCGTTCGGCGCCCCACGCCAGCCGAGCGCAATGACCACCGCGAAGGCCCCAAGGGTCATCAGCATGTACGCGATCAGGTAGAACAACACGGCGCTGCCGCCGAACTCGCCGCCAGCCACCATGCCGACCAGCAGGTAACCGGCGTGCGCGATGCTCGAGTACGCCAGCATGCGCTTGATGTTCCGCTGCAGGATCGCTGTCACGTTGCCGACCGTCATGGTGAGTGCCGCGAGGATCCACAGCACGCTGCTCCAATCGGCGGACAGCACCGTCAGCGTATGCATGAACACTCGAGCGAACGCAGCGAACGCTGCCGCTTTGACCGCCACGGCCATGAACGCGGTAACCGAGGTCGGCGCACCTTCGTAGACGTCCGGTGTCCACACGTGGAATGGCGCCGCCGCCACTTTGAAGCCGAAGCCCACGAGCAGGAGCGCCATGCCCGCGAGAACCAGCGTCTTCTCCTGTCCGCCGACCTTGGCAACCTGCGCGGCGATCGGACCCAGCGTCGTACTGCCGGTCGCGCCGTACAGCAGGGCGATGCCGAACAGGAGAAAGCCGGTCGCAAACGCTCCCAGCAGGAAGTACTTCAGCGCTGCTTCGTTGGAACGCTGCTGCTCTCTCCAGATCCCGGAGAGGACGTAGACGGCGAGCGACATGACCTCGAGCCCAAGGAAAATGATGATCAAGTCGGTGGCCGTCGCCATCAACACCATGCCCACGGTCGAAAACAGGATCAGAGAATAATAGTCGCCGGTGCGAATGTCGGTGAATTCCAGATAGCCCATCGACATCAGCAGGGTCAGCCCGGATGCGACGCAAAACAGCAGCGTGAAGAACAGACCGTAGCGATCGACTGCGATCCCATTCGAAAACGCACTCAATTTTGTATTCCACAGCGCCATAGCTGCGACCGCGGTTGCCAGCAGCCCCACCAAGCCAATCCAGCCGAGAGCCTCGCGGTCCGGTCCTTCCATCCATAGATCGGCAAACAACGTGACCAGCGCCGTGCCGGTGAGAATCAACAGCGGCAGAATGGCGATCCAGGATATGTCCGGCGGAGTAATCATGGCACAAGCTGTCAGCGATCAGCGGTCCGCTTTCAGCTCCCCCTTTGCTGGCTGAGGGCTGACCGCTGAGAGCTGAACGCTGGTCTCGGCAGCAGCCATTTTCTGATGCATGCGGCTCAGGTAGGCCTGCACCGACGGCTCCATGCGGCTCAGAAACGGGTTCGGGTACACGCCCATGACGAAGAGCATCACGAGGATGGGCAGAAAGACGAGTACCTCGCGCTTCGACAGATCCCGGAGATTGCTGTTGGCGGGATTCGTCAGGGGCCCGAACATCACCCGCTGGTACATCCAGAGCATGTACACGGCGCCGAGCAACACCCCACTGGTGGCAACGATCGCAGCCACACGGTGTGTTTGAAACGCGCCCAGCAGGATCAGCAACTCACCGACAAATCCGTTCAACCCCGGCAGCCCGACGGAGGAGAGCATCACGATCATGAAGACGGCGCCATACAACGGCATCTGTTGCCACAGTCCACCGAATTCACGAATCAATCGCGTGTGCCGGCGCTCGTAGAGCACGCCGACAGCCAAGAACAATGCTCCCGTGGACAAACCGTGGTTGAGCATCTGGTAGATGCTGCCCTCGACCCCCTGCGTGTTCAGGGCCGTCATCCCGAGCATGACGAAGCCGAGATGACTCACGGACGAGTATGCCACCAGCCGCTTGAGATCAGGCTGCACCATCGACACCAGCGCGCCGTAGACGATGCCAATGACGGCGAGGACGGCGATGATGGGCAGGGCCTCACGCGCTGCCAGCGGGAAAAGTGGGATGGCGAAGCGCAGAAATCCATAGGTACCCATCTTCAGCAGAACGCC is from Candidatus Binatia bacterium and encodes:
- a CDS encoding IS1380 family transposase, yielding MKQGLLPYGVEVVEAADTVTARGGLALAVEAMRALGVSRAIKHHVHIRQRARGRDEVAMIEAMVMLLAAGGECLDDLAVLRADQGLCRLLERELPSPDAARRFLYEFHDEGLIDDARQQRAPGQVAYIPGENAALRGLAQVNVKLLERVAAQGRSRKATLDHDATIQESHKRESLAHYKGGRGYQPSVIYWAEQDLVVADEYRDGNVAAGMENLRLIERGFASLPATVTEYAFRSDSACYDEAVLKWLANPQRKQGPGGKISFTISADMSPELRAVCAGVGEPRWVLVEERAEESVHWAEVEFTPGNWPKEAEPLRYVAVRIRKQQGFLFAAGYDTKYLAVVSNRWELSGEELLRWHWAKAGTIEHVHDVTKNELGAAVPPCGRFGANAAWYRLSLLAYNILSAMKSLVLPAALSAARPKRLRFALFTMAGRLISHAGKLVLQISEAAERLAGLREARRQLAVLAVASP
- a CDS encoding DUF6788 family protein — protein: MNDAQIARLEHKRERLLDELHHLPDLMRGKVYERERKCGRASCTCASGGPRHGGLQLTVNLGGRTRTRYVRQGERAVVEAKVAAYRRLWELVDELTEVNLALLNALPRAAQEKP
- a CDS encoding AI-2E family transporter — protein: MANLVSVLGRMTRQQIFAAFYFAVFFFLLYQFYCIFRIFLVPLTWAALLAFIFYPLHVPLTQVLHGRNSLASFCFTTVVILVVMVPTILVIIVLANESVTLYQSGGELLASGRLQEFFEKLKASAPARTSKIVIPLLQSWNVDLAGMAMSAGNALSSFLMSQAAGIAKNLATFVVDFFLTTFALFFFFRDGARMINAIRGILPMEPAHKDMVLARLYDTLSAVVQGTLAVAALQGVLLGVGLWALGVPFAILLGCAAAFSALLPVGATGVWGAVAVYLLIAGSFWRAILLAVWGTLVIGTVDNVIRPLIIGERAEIPTILLFFGILGGLQAYGLLGVFLAPVVIAMVVAFFRIYKERYSTAE
- a CDS encoding DsbA family protein, whose protein sequence is MKRYGFFGMGAFTFLGLALWFGAAASASDDATTKSLIEYYRRKANIPPSAQVEVKDLKPSKFKGAKSGTLIVGGRSSEFTVSDDGRYAFFGELEDLTVDPFAAVMKKISLKDVATKGPADAKVTIVEYSDFQCPFCSRGYQTLESQVLKEYGDKVRFAYKNFPLPMHPWAEPAAVASLCARQQKTDAFWKLYNYYFQNQRDLTAQNLKEKSVEALKDDGIDLAKFGDCLDNKKTLDLVKAEQAEGSSVGVNGTPAFIINGRLISGAQPFENFKAIIDDELARGKK
- a CDS encoding MBL fold metallo-hydrolase → MSEAKVREVWPGIYVIHLPLPMRPTIINVYLLHSRDEWALVDTGVNTAESIATFDAALKEVGCAPDKITKVICTHHHPDHFGSSRTYQERFGASVYMSRLEYEISQVFMHRGRSDDVTMFFIRNGFPLDRFVQIPSPGEFWSELYAPAVPDHFMVDGEVFSVGDLEVEVITTPGHTPEHCVLYVRRQRLMIAGDHLLPKITPHVGIYPGGPDNPLRDFLESQRKIQRFDVNMVLPAHGGTFIDHRHRANQIIQHHEYRIQEMLDAVRRQARTAYEVASLAFGFDTDSPIMVQFPATFETLAHLEYMRSLGQVAREERGERVFYRAAQS
- a CDS encoding dodecin family protein gives rise to the protein MVEKTIELTGTSANSIEDAVNIAVSRAAVTIDSLRQAQIVDISATITNGTVSHWRVKLKVSFAVQDRLHE
- a CDS encoding NADH-quinone oxidoreductase subunit N; the protein is MITPPDISWIAILPLLILTGTALVTLFADLWMEGPDREALGWIGLVGLLATAVAAMALWNTKLSAFSNGIAVDRYGLFFTLLFCVASGLTLLMSMGYLEFTDIRTGDYYSLILFSTVGMVLMATATDLIIIFLGLEVMSLAVYVLSGIWREQQRSNEAALKYFLLGAFATGFLLFGIALLYGATGSTTLGPIAAQVAKVGGQEKTLVLAGMALLLVGFGFKVAAAPFHVWTPDVYEGAPTSVTAFMAVAVKAAAFAAFARVFMHTLTVLSADWSSVLWILAALTMTVGNVTAILQRNIKRMLAYSSIAHAGYLLVGMVAGGEFGGSAVLFYLIAYMLMTLGAFAVVIALGWRGAPNENLDDYAGVGFSHPFLGVAMTIFMLSLAGIPPLVGFIGKFYIFSAAIRSGYVGLTVIGVLNSVISVYYYVGVLVRMYMTEGVLEIPVLSSRPYLVATLLLTITGTILLGLFPSPLFELARQSFLALG
- a CDS encoding NADH-quinone oxidoreductase subunit M, with translation MPLLSLIVFTPLAGVLMLALMPKEQHRSLRRGAFVFSLLPFALSLCLLARFNPAEAGFQFTEEAAWIPQFGISYKVAVDGISLFLLLLTTFLTPLVILAGWGDIHKRVKEYMVFLLLMETGMVGAFVAVDLFLFYVFWEVMLIPMYFLIGVWGGERRIYAALKLILYTMTGSLLMLVAILYLVILHNQQTGQFTFDLMRLYDFSAPLATQRWLFAAFALAFAIKVPMFPLHTWLPDAHTEAPTGGSVILAGVLLKMGTYGFLRFAIPLFPLAAREALPIIAVLAVIGIVYGALVSMVQPDLKRLVAYSSVSHLGFVMLGMTALNTQGVEGSIYQMLNHGLSTGALFLAVGVLYERRHTRLIREFGGLWQQMPLYGAVFMIVMLSSVGLPGLNGFVGELLILLGAFQTHRVAAIVATSGVLLGAVYMLWMYQRVMFGPLTNPANSNLRDLSKREVLVFLPILVMLFVMGVYPNPFLSRMEPSVQAYLSRMHQKMAAAETSVQLSAVSPQPAKGELKADR